The genomic window TGCACATGAACTTCAGCTCCGAAGGCCGCTGGAACGTGATGGCATTCATCTTCACCGCCATCATCATCCTGCTGGTGGTCGGCCTGTCGCTGTGGATCATCTACACCGCAGACAGCCTGATGATGCCGATGCCCTGAGGGCCGATGCCGTGAAACTCAAGCGTTATCTCCTGGTCGCCAAGCCGGGCATCATCTTCGGCAACCTGATCGCGGTGGCGGGGGGATACTTCCTCGCCGCCCGCGGCAGCGTTGACCCGATGCTGCTGCTGGCTACCGTGATCGGCCTGTCCCTGGTCGTTGCCAGCGGTTGTGTGTTCAACAACTGCATCGACCGCGACATCGATCGCTTCATGGAGCGTACCCGTAGCCGTGTCACCGTGACCGGGCAGATCTCGCTGAAGGCCGCCCTGGCCCACGGTGTGGTGCTCGGCGCGGCGGGCTTCGGCCTGCTGGCGTGGAAAACCAACGTGCAGGCGACCCTGCTCGCCGCGTTCGGCTTCTTCGTCTACGTCGTGCTCTACAGCCTCTGGCTCAAGCGCAGCTCGGTCTACGGCACGCTGGTCGGCAGTCTCTCCGGAGCCATGCCGCCGGTGGTGGGTTACTGCGCCGCCAGTGGTCACTTCGACATGGGCGCGGCGGTGCTGCTGCTGATCTTCTGCCTCTGGCAGATGCCGCACAGCTATGCCATCGCGATCTTCCGCCTCAATGACTACCGCGCCGCCGGGATTCCCGTGCTGCCGGTGGAGCGGGGCATCGAAGCGACCAAGAAGCAGATCCTCTACTACGTGCTGGCCTTTGGTCTTGCGACCCTGCTGCTGACCGTGACCGGCTTCGCCGGCTACGGATACCTGGTGGTGGCGCTGGCCGTCAGCGCCTGGTGGCTATTCATCGCGGTGAAAGGCTTCAGCGCCGAAGACGACCGCCGCTGGGCCCGCCAGTTGTTCGCCTTCTCCATCATCGCGATCAGCGTGCTGAGCCTGATGATGTCCATCGACTTCCAG from Pseudomonas sp. GCEP-101 includes these protein-coding regions:
- the cyoE gene encoding heme o synthase, whose translation is MKLKRYLLVAKPGIIFGNLIAVAGGYFLAARGSVDPMLLLATVIGLSLVVASGCVFNNCIDRDIDRFMERTRSRVTVTGQISLKAALAHGVVLGAAGFGLLAWKTNVQATLLAAFGFFVYVVLYSLWLKRSSVYGTLVGSLSGAMPPVVGYCAASGHFDMGAAVLLLIFCLWQMPHSYAIAIFRLNDYRAAGIPVLPVERGIEATKKQILYYVLAFGLATLLLTVTGFAGYGYLVVALAVSAWWLFIAVKGFSAEDDRRWARQLFAFSIIAISVLSLMMSIDFQAIPAQSMLAAL